The nucleotide sequence ATGGGCTCGATGGTGAGCACCACGCGCGCGCCGTGTTCGTCGGGCTCCATGCGCTCGGCCGAATACCGACGCACCTGCTTGTCGTCGCCGAACGCCACGCCGTTCAGCGCGTCCATCAGCACCTTCTCAGCGTTGGTCAGGTCGATGCACTGCACGGTATCGTCCCAGGCCGCGCCGTGCTTGCGCTGGCGCGTCTGCCAGTCGAGCGGACGATGCGGGTAGAGCTGCAGGTGCACTGCGATGCGGCCCGACAGCGGCGTGCGCACACCCGCGGCTCGGGCCATGGCGCCCACCTCCACGCGGAATGCCTTGGCCTCCTTCGTGGGCACGATGCTGATGTGGGCGCCGAGCTTGACCGGGCGCCAGTACCGGTTGGCGCTGATCGGGTACGGGAGGGTCAGGCGGATCATGATTGCACCTCCGCAGCGCGTACCCGGCCGCGCACCGGCGCCAGGTCGAAGACGCTTCGCGCCGGTCGCGCGCTCAGTTCGATGCGCTCCTGCGCGCGGATGGCGTTGGCACGGCCCTGGGTGATCCCGAGCGCGTGCGCCGCGTCGATGCCAGTCTGCGGGCTCTCCAGCAGCCACCGCTTGAGTTCGGCCGTCAGCTTCCACGTCGAGCGCCGGCCCTGTCGATTTGCCTGCGCCTTGGCCGTCGTCACAGCCTTGCCCGAGCGCGCCATGTGCATGCCCCAGGCTTTGCGCGTGCCCGAGACGATGTGCTGCGGCGCCACGCAGTCGTAGCTGTCGCAGGAGCGGTAGCAGACCCAGCCGTTGCGCAGTTGGCGCGCCGGATGCGCGAGCAGCCACGCGGCGCGAGTTGCCGTCACGTGCCCGATCCCATGCACCCAGATGACGTGCCGTTGATCCTGCGGCAGTGCGCGGCCGCGAGCCGTGCGCAGGTGCCAGCAGCCTGCGTCCTCGTCGACCACGCATCGCTGGCGCAGGTCCTCGAGCGAGGCGATGCCGTCGAGGCGCGTTCCTTTCTCGTGGCTCATGCCCCCCTCCCGTCAGCCAAAGTCAGCGGGCGCTCACCAAATGCGCGCGCGTGCGCGGGAGCGTCGGAGACGTAGGGTTTCGTCAGGGTGAGCAACATGCAGCGGGTCTGCAGCCCGTTCGTGATCAGTCCATGCCGCATGCCGTGCCAGACCTCGGAGCGGGACAGGGGCGTCTCATCGGGTGTTGGATAGCGCAGCGGCGTGGCGCGCTTGGGCGGCTCGTGGTCGACCGTCTCGAGCACGAGCTCGGGGTCGCGGAACAGGACTTCGGTCATGCGTTGGACTCCTCGGGTGTGAACGTGGGCTCGCGCAGCGCGTCGCGGGCCATGGACAGAGCGACAGGCGTTGAGCGGTGCTCGCCGGATTCGTGGCGGCGGATCAGGTCGCGGGCCCACTGGCGCGGATCGCGCGCGGCGGCGGGCTTGTTCATGGCTTGGAAGGCGGCCAGCACGCGCTCGCGAGTGGCGCGCGATGCGGGCGTCGGCGCCTCGATCCGCGGCTTGTCGGGCTGGATGTCGGGCCCGGACTTGGCCAGGCGCCGGAACTCGCCCGCGTTGGGCGCGCGGTCCGGCAGGTGGTCGAGCGCCCAGCCGATCAGCGCGGGGTGCCGCTCGAAGCCGTCGAGCTCTCGGGCCCAATCGGCCTGCACGATCGCCGCGCCCTCCTCCACGGTCTTCCCGAGGCCCTCGTAGCGGATCGTGAAGTCGCGGCCGTAGCGCACCGTGAGGCGGCTGAAAATCCGCTCAACCCAGGGCTGGGGGAGTGACATCGCGTGTCTCCGCTTCGATGGTTTCGGGGTCGTGGCGCTGGCCCGGCGGGCGGCGCGCGAGGCTCGGCGCGAAGGCGGCAACCGTCTCGCGAGACCGGCGCTGGTAGGGGGTTTCGGTGGGCGGTGCGGCCGCGGGCAGCGTGCCGACCTTCGCGGCTTCACGGCGCCGGCCAGCAGCGACGCGCAGGGCGTAGACGAAGCCCTTGCCCCCGGCGGCAGCAACACGGGCCGCGTCCTCGAGCTCGGGGAGCGTGATTCCGGCGGCCAGCAGCGCCAGCAGCTCGGGGTGCGATGGATTGGCGTCCTGCAGCCCTGCCGCCCGCATCGCCTTCGCCGCAGCCCCCGCGTTTGCGCCCGCGATAACCGCGTGAGCGGTTATGTCTGGTGACTGGTTACTGGTGTCTGGTGTCTGGGGACGGGCGCGCGGTGCATTGCCTTCGCTATGCGTTCGCATGTCGTCCGCATCATGCGTTTCCGATGCGTTCGCATGGCCTGAGTTAGCGAGTGCTTCTGCTTTTTCCTTTTCCCAGCGCGCATTTGCAGAGGCCTTCGCCTTCTTGCTCTTGTTCTGAAACTTCGCGATTTCCTCGTCGGCTCGCGCATTGGCATGGAAACCCTGAACGAGAGAAAAAAACTCGGCCAGAACTTCCCTGACCGCCTGTTTTTCGTGACGCCCGTTCGCGCGTGCGAGCCGGCAGCAGGCCTCGAAGTCGCCAGGCAACGGCTGTTCAGTGATGTAGTAGCGATCGAGCAACCGCCGATAGATCCCCTCCTGCATGGCCGACAGATGCGCCGTCTTCTTGAGGAAGTCGCCGAGGTGGTGCTCGTAGTAGTTCATGCCGCGGCCTCCGGCATCAACGACTGCTGCAGCGGTTGCTGAGCGTCAGCAAACATGCGGGTACTGGTGATGGCTTCCTCGATACGGCGGCAGGCGACGTCGAAGTACTGCAGGCTCTGCTCACAGCCGATGAACTTCCGTCCGAGCTGCAGCGCCGCAACACCCGTGGTGCCACTGCCCATGAACGGATCGAGCACGACGCCGCCAGGCTCGCAAATCTCGACCATCGCGGCCATAAGCGGTACCGGCTTCTGGGTGACGTGCTCTCGATCGCCCGGTACGTGGAATTCGTAGAAGCCAGGAAGACATCCCACGCCGCGATCGACCGGCATCGGTCCAGCCGAACCCCAGACGACGTACTCGGCGGCCGAGGTAAAACGCCCCATCTGCGGCCTGGGCGACGTCTTGACCCATGGCACCACGCCGCGCCACACCCAGCCGCCAGCCTGCAGATAGTCGGTGGAGATGGGGAGCTGTCGCCAGTCGGTGAAGAACAGCGCGGGTGAGCCTGGCTTTGATGCGCGCAGCGCGGCGGCGGCCCAGAGCGTCGACCAGAAATGAAACGATCGCTGGTCGCGGTTGTCGCCGCCGAAATCCGAGGTCTTGCCTAGGTTCGAAGATCCGGTACTGAGGTACTTCGTCTTCGTATCCATGGCGCGATCGCCGCGAAAGGCGCCCCCGCTCGAATACGGCGGGTCTGTTATCACGGCGTCAGCGACTCCAGGCTCGAGAGCCTGCAGTACTTCCAGCGCTTCGCCGTGGTAGAGCGTCGCGCCGCCGATGACCTCGGTTCTCATCGCGTTGCCCCTACGCCAACAGCCGCCCGTGCCGCTGCTCGAGCTCCGCGACCTTGGCGCGCGCCGCGGCGAGCTCGGCCGAGATCTTGTGCCGCACGGTCACGTCGCAGCCCATCTGGTCGGCCAGCCACACCAGCGGCGCGATGCTGTTCGTCACGCGCATGAAGGCGATGAGGCGCTTGGCCCACTGCTCGCCCACCCCGCGCATGAACTTCGCCATGTAGCCGTGGCTGATGTGGATGCGATCGGCGATCTGGTAGTGGTCGAGATCCGCGTGCATCGCGGCCTCCGAGAGCGTCCTGCTGAAGCCAGCGCGCTCGATGAGCTCGAGCTCCAGCACTTCGCCGGCAGGTCCGTGCGTCGTCACCGCGCGGTCCGCTTTCCAGTGCTTTCCAGCGGTTTCTTGTGGTTTCCATTCGGCGGGTTCAAAACTGCGATCCATGATTTCTGCGACTCCCATCGCTTCGGTTGATGAAAAAAAGGCCTTGTTGGGCCGCCCTATCCGTTCAGCCCCCTCGCTGGGGAGTCGGCCGGTTGAGGGCCTTGCAGTAGGACGGCCCAACAAGGGCTCTGAGTGGGTTCACGTGCATGACGCCGCCTTACTCGGCATTGCCGCGGCGCTGGCGGACGCGGTCGTCGAGCATGAGCCCGACAACCACGGCCAGGATCACGAGGCCAGCCAAGAGGAAGAACGGATCCACAGCTCAGCGCTCCGGCCGATCGAAGCCGCGGCACAGCAGTTGCGCCAGGCTCCACAGCACGGCGGCAACGACGATTGCGGCCGCGCAGGCGCAGGAATGGGCGATGCGGGTCATGGCCTACGCCCCCTCTGCGGTGGGCTCGGGGGCGGCCTGCGCGGGCGTAGCACCGGCGGCCTCCAGCATCTCGGCCGGCAGGTGCCTTCGAGCGAGGGCTGCGAGAACCCGGTCCTCGATGCGAGCTGGAAGCTCGTCGGGCCAT is from Variovorax paradoxus and encodes:
- a CDS encoding site-specific DNA-methyltransferase; the protein is MRTEVIGGATLYHGEALEVLQALEPGVADAVITDPPYSSGGAFRGDRAMDTKTKYLSTGSSNLGKTSDFGGDNRDQRSFHFWSTLWAAAALRASKPGSPALFFTDWRQLPISTDYLQAGGWVWRGVVPWVKTSPRPQMGRFTSAAEYVVWGSAGPMPVDRGVGCLPGFYEFHVPGDREHVTQKPVPLMAAMVEICEPGGVVLDPFMGSGTTGVAALQLGRKFIGCEQSLQYFDVACRRIEEAITSTRMFADAQQPLQQSLMPEAAA
- a CDS encoding YdaU family protein, with the protein product MNYYEHHLGDFLKKTAHLSAMQEGIYRRLLDRYYITEQPLPGDFEACCRLARANGRHEKQAVREVLAEFFSLVQGFHANARADEEIAKFQNKSKKAKASANARWEKEKAEALANSGHANASETHDADDMRTHSEGNAPRARPQTPDTSNQSPDITAHAVIAGANAGAAAKAMRAAGLQDANPSHPELLALLAAGITLPELEDAARVAAAGGKGFVYALRVAAGRRREAAKVGTLPAAAPPTETPYQRRSRETVAAFAPSLARRPPGQRHDPETIEAETRDVTPPALG
- a CDS encoding RusA family crossover junction endodeoxyribonuclease, yielding MIRLTLPYPISANRYWRPVKLGAHISIVPTKEAKAFRVEVGAMARAAGVRTPLSGRIAVHLQLYPHRPLDWQTRQRKHGAAWDDTVQCIDLTNAEKVLMDALNGVAFGDDKQVRRYSAERMEPDEHGARVVLTIEPIAAPAVQGDLLGAVA